The DNA window CCAGGCCGGTCCCTATCATCAGACTGATCCAGAGGTTTTCCATAACAGGGAGGATCAACGCGCGCCTGGAACGCAAAAACTACAAGGAAAGACCCCACAGGTTGGACCCAACGTAATGAATTCTGAATAAATAGCTGCTTTATTTTTGATGAGTCGCGTCATGAGGGGCGCGTCGATCCCGACGTTGCAGCTGCACATTCACCTGCCAGAGTTTGGCGCCCACGGCCACCAATCCCAGCACAATGCCCAGGAGCGTAAGCCAGGGGAACGTGCCCAGCCGACGATCCAGCAGGTATCCGCCCACCACAAAGAACGCCATGCCCAGCGCCAGCTGGAGCCCCAACCCTATATAAGGAGCCAGCGCCCGAAGCGCTTCCTGCATAGAATCGGCAGCTCCCCGTGTCTTTTTGTGCGCGTTCATGCTCCCGGCGTGGGCTCACCGGTCTTCTCAGAAGGTGTCGCTTTACGCACGCGCGCTGTCCGCTCCTTATCAGCCGAAGCTGGCGCCTTTGTATCAACGACCTGATCGACTTGGCCCATACGGCATTCACCGTCAAAGATAGCGCCTGCTTCCACAACCAGGCGGCCGGTTTGAATGCGTCCTTCCACCCGAGCTGTTTCTTTGAGCAGCAGGGTCTCCTTGATGACCAGATCTCCCTGTACCCGTCCGGCGATATCGGCATTGCCGGCATGCACCTCACCTTCCACCACACCTTCGGCCGCGATGATCACCCGGCCTTGTACGTGCAACGTACCGATCACACGCCCACTGATCCGGACGTCGTGCGGAGTACGCAACGTACCCTCGAAAACAGTGTCTTCTCCCACCAGGTTCAACTGGTGAGGCGCTGTTGGCGCAGATGCTCGCCCCATGTTTACCTCCTTGGTGTTTCCTTTAAACAGAGCCATAATCCTTGCTACTGGATGACGAAATAGTTTAACGGATCCTGTGCCAGTCCATGACGCCAGAGCTCAAAATGCAGGTGCGGCCCGGTAGTAATCTCGCCGGTATTCCCGCTTAATGCAATAGCTTCCCGGTCTCGAACGCGGTCACCCATCTGTTTGAGTAGGCGCTGATTGTGCTTGTAGACGGAAACATATCCATCCGCGTGCTGCACAATGATCACATACCCCCCGGCCTGGGTCCAATCTGCAAAAATCACATAGCCACTGCCGATAGCCCGCACCACCGTACCCTCCTCCACAGCCAGATCAATGCCGTAGTGCCCCCTTCGAGCATCAAACCCACGCGTCAAAAAGCCTTCGACAGGCGGTAGTACGGGAAACTGAAGTTGCAGCAGCGGATCACTCCGAAAAACCGCTGGCTGCACCCGGCGCATCGCCGGTAGCGCAAGTTCCAGCACGGGCAGCGCCGGCTGCTGGTGCTCCTGCCAATTCTCCGAGTTTGTCGCCAGCTCGGGCAACATTACGCCCGTACCGCCAGGTGAGACAGACGCCGGCGCATGGGGCTCGGCTGGTGCCACTTCGCCAAGAATAAGCTGGCGCAAGCGGGCGATATACTGCTGCTGCACGGCCAGCGAATCCTCCAACGCAGCCACCCGCAGACTGCTCAGACGCACCCGCTGCCGCATTTCTTCGGTGGCCACCCCCGGAAATAGCTCACGCAGCGGCGTCAAAAGCGTCAACGCCACCAGCAGCATAGCCAACCCTACCGCGCTTCCACCCAGCAAGGCCAGTATCCGGATGGGCCGCACAGTAAAAGGCGCAGGTGTGCCCGCATAGGTATCTTCCATGACCAGCACAAGCAGCTCTTCATCCCAGTGCGCCAGTAATTTTTTTAGAAAAGCCCACATGATCCGTCATTTTAGGATTTTTTGCAACCTGTCTGCAACAAACTCGCCGCCATTCAGGTTTACGCCAATCACAACCGAAACGATCTCTGTTAACCGTCGCGTTATCGAACGTTACAGAAGGCTCATGGCACACCATAAGTCGGCTATTAAACGCATCCGTCAGAACGCCAAGCGGCGCGCCCGTAATCGGTATTACCGGAGCTGGATGCGCACCATGATTAAGAAAGTACGGGCGGCTCAGTCACGCGAAGAGGCGCTTCCCCTGCTTAACCAGGCCAAAAGTCTGCTCGATCGCCTCGTCGTTAAGGGCATTATACACAAAAACAAAGCCGCAAACTACAAGCGCAAGCTGGAAAAGTATGTGAACCAGCTTGCCTGAGCTGTTTCATCTGGCTTTCAGCAAGAGCCTGCCTGGAAGGGTAGGCTTTTTTTATGCAGGTGCTTTAAAAGTTACAGATCAGTTGCTTTACTCTGCGGAAAATTTTACGTATTCTGCAGCTGATTCCATGCGTGAAGCGTCAGGTAGATTGCTTTTCCGGCGCTTTGACAATACAACCGTCGCGCAGCCAAAAAATCATCGAATGTGGCGTTATCGCTCGGGAAGCCTACGTGAATTCACGCGCGTTTTTTTAAATTTTAGCTGGTAAGTTTCCTACCGTAACCTTTAAAAACAGCCATGCTGCACATGAACCCTCAACGTTACCTGCTACTGACCGCGCTGGCAGCCCTGACCCTTATCGGCTTGACGGGCTGTCGTTCGACGCCGGTCGAAGTGCTGGGTGTCGAAGGACCGGACAGTCTTCAGGTCAATCAGAGTGGCACCTTTACTGCCACCATTAATGAAGATGCAAAACCCCCGGTCGAGTTTAGCTGGGACTTCGGTGACGGAAGCACGGGTGCTGGCAACCCGGTCACGCATGCGTACACCGAGCCGGGCACCTACACGGTGACCGTCACCGCGTCCAACCGGGGTGGTAAGTCCACAAGTACAGGGTCAACCGCGGTGGTCGTCTATCGCCCGCCCGTACCAGCGGAGATCATTGCCATCACGGCAGACCCGATGCAGCCCGACACGCGGACGGCGGTGCGCTTTAGCGCGAACGTGCGAGGGGACCAGCCCATCACTTATCAATGGAACTTCGGCGATGGTAGCACCGGCTCGGGCGCCAGTCCCACACACACCTACAGCCAGGCGGGGACCTATACCGTCACCCTGAACGTGTCGAACAACGCGGGCTCCGACTCGCGTACGCTCACGATCACGGTTAAGCCCTACGAAGCCGAATACTGCGCCGACGTAACGGAAATGAACCCGGTCTTCTTCGACCGGAACTCAAGTGTGCTGAATGACGCCGCTCGCGCGGCCCTGCAGGAAAACCTGCAAATTCTGCAGGACTGCCCGAACCTGTCCGTACGCATCGAGGGCTGGGCCACGCCAGGGGAGCGTAACCCGCAGCAGCTTTCGACCGACCGCGCCCGGGCCGTGGAGCAGTTCTACACCAGCAACGGCATTCCAGCCAGCCGTCTGATGGTCGAGGGCAAGGGTCGCATCACCGGGATAACGAGTAAGAAAGAGGGGTTGGCGCAATATCGCCGTGCCGACACCATTCCGGTACAGCCCGACATGTAAGGGACACGCTTTACCCCGAAAATCTAAAAAGCGGGCTTTCCTTCCCGGGAAGCCCGCTTTTTGGTTGGATCTCCAACGTTTCAGGTCCGTTGTTTTTTTATCCCTGGAAAAACATTCGTTTGCTTTCATGCCCGGTTTCGACGAACAGGCCCAGCAACGTCTGGCCCAGGCGCTGAAAGCCGAAGCGCGGCGACTTGGCTTCGACGCATGCGGCATCTCAAAAGCTGAACCGCTCGATGAAGAGGCCCGGCGCCTGGAAGCCTGGCTGAAAGCGGGCTTCCATGGTACCATGTACTGGATGGAACGCCACTTCGATAAACGCATCGACCCGACCAAACTGGTCGAAGGCGCCCGCTCGGTCATTTCTGTCCTGCACAACTATTATCAGCCTGTGAGCCACAACCCTTCCCCTGAAACCGGCAAGATCAGCCGCTATGCCTGGGGCGACGATTACCATGAAGTGCTTAAAGAAAAACTCTATCAACTTTTCGCCTGGCTCGAAGCCCAGGTGGGCGAAGTACACGGCCGTGCTTTCGTCGATTCGGCGCCGGTTATGGATAAAGCCTGGGCCCGCCGCAGTGGACTGGGCTGGATCGGCAAAAACACCAATCTGATCAACCGTCGTATGGGTTCTTTCTTCTTTATCGGCGAGCTGATCGTGGACGTACCACTTCCGCCCGACGGTCCTATTCCCGACTACTGCGGCTCCTGTACGCGCTGCATCGACGCCTGTCCTACCGGTGCCCTGGTTCAACCTTATGTACTCGATGCCCGACGCTGCATTTCCTATCTGACCATCGAACACCGCGGCGATGACATTCCCCTCGAGCTTCAGACCAGAATGGGCAACTGGATCTTCGGATGTGATATCTGTCAGGATGTTTGCCCCTGGAATAAGTTCAAGTATGCCACAAGCGAGCCCCGTTTCCTGCCACGCCCCGGCCTGCCCGACACTCCGCTGGAACGATGGGAAGAGCTGGACCTTGAAGCGTTCCGTCAGAAATTCCGTAAAAGCGCCGTTAAACGAGCTAAATTTGAAGGATTCAAACGAAACATCCGGATCGCCCTGCAGAATGTGCGTCGGGCTGCGCTTCATGCCTACGAATCGGAATAGGCCTGTCGCTCCCGCGGCACAATCACGGCCAGCCAGCTCAGCCCGATCAGTCCCTGCACCAGCGCAAAGGCCAGCACTGCTTCTCGCAGCGACAACACCTGCCATTCCAGCAGCATGCTGGCCATCAGGATGGAACAGCTCTCCGAAAACAATACCCCCAGCCACTCGGTAGCAAACACGCGTCCTCGGAAGGCATCCTCTGTACGCTGTTGCAGCAGCACGCTGGCCAGCACCCAGTTGGCTCCACTGGCCGCATGCGCCAGCATCACGGCCGGTACCACCGCATAGGTCCAACGTTGGAGCCCCACCACACCGTAACAGAGCCCACTGAGCACAATGCTCCAGCCCAGCACCGCAGGCCAACGACGCGCATCCTGAAAGATGGCACGCGCCAGTACAGGCCCGATTCCTGTGCCCAGTCCACGCGCGGCAAACAGCCAGCCAATTCCGGCAGCCTGGGCCGTCGGCTCAATCGCCTCGCCGATCAGCGCCAGCATATAGACAAGCCCTCCACCGGCCAGTGCCCAGGCGCTTTTGGCCAGGGCGATGCGTCCGACGCCGGGATGAGCAGTAAGATAGCGCCATCCAGCCAGCAGTTCACGCCTGGCCGTTCGTAGCATTCCGCCGGCGGCCGGCGCTGTCTGCTGTGGAATGACCGTACGGTAAATGAAAAAGGCGGAGATCAGATACGTCAGACTGTCGATTACAAAGACCGGAGCTGTCCCCAACCAGGCCGTCACCAGTCCCCCAGAAGCAGCTCCCAGCGCCAGCATTACCGACCAGGTCGCCGACATAAGCGCATTGGCCGTCAATAACTCTTCCGTGCGCACGATGTTGGGAATCGAAGCGCTCTTGGCCGGCTGAAAGACGGCTGTCACCACCACCTGCAACGTGGTCAACACATACACCAGATACACTTCACCGGGCTCATCAATCAGCAAAAAGCCCAGCACGATCACAGCTCGAACCAGATCGGCGCCTATCATGAGCTGCCGCCGATTGAACCGATCCACCAGCAAGCCAGCCAGTGGCGACGCCAGCGCCCAGGGTAGCAATTTTGTCAGAAAAACACCGCCCAGCGCAAAGGGCGAACCGGTTAATTCCGAGACCAGCGTATAAAGCGCAATCGTATTGAACCAGTCCCCCAGCAGTGAGATGAGATTACCCAGCCACAGCCGCCGAAAGTGTGCGTTCTGGCGTATCAGTGCGACATAGCCCGTCGGAGAGCCGGCGGCACGATCGACCAGCCGAGCCGGAGCAGCCTCCATGGGCGATCAGGATTCGCTCGCTTCTGCCTGATCGGCCCCATCGGAACCGACCGACACCGCCGGCTGCTCAGGCCGCAACAACGGAAAGAGAATCACGTCCCGGATGGATGGTTGATTTGTCAGGATCATTGCCAGTCGATCGATTCCAATCCCCAATCCGGCCGTTGGCGGCATGCCATATTCCAGGGCCCGCAAGAAATCTTCGTCAATCTGCATGGCTTCCTCATCACCGGCCACCCGCAATCGCGCCTGCTCCTCAAAACGCGCACGCTGATCATCAGGGTCGTTCAACTCGCTGAACGCATTGCACAGCTCTTTGCCCCCTACGATCACCTCAAAACGCTCGACCAGTCCCGGCTTTTCGCGATGCCGCTTGGCCAGGGGACTCAACTCGACCGGATAGTCGATGATGAAGGTAGGCTGAATCAAATAGGGCTCAACAAACTCGCCGAAAATTTCATCAATAATCTTACCGCTGCCCATGGTCTCATCGATCTCCAGCCCCAGCTTCCGGGCAATGGCTGCCAGCTCGTCCCGTGACTTGCCATACAGATCATAACCTGTGCGTTCCTTGATCGCCTCAAACATCGGAATGCGGGGCCAGGGACGCCGGAAAGAAATGGTGTGCCCCTCCCACTGCACCTCCGGCGATCCGGTCACTTCAATGGCCACGTGCTCGAGCATTTCCTCCACAAAATCCATCATCCAGTAGTAATCTTTATAAGCTACGTACAGCTCGAGCATTGTGAATTCCGGATTGTGGAAGCGGCTGAGCCCTTCATTGCGAAAATCTTTACCAATTTCATAGACCCCTTCATAACCTCCCACAATCAGCCGTTTCAGATACAGCTCGTCAGCAATACGCAGGTAGAGCTGCATGTCGAGCGCGTTATGATACGTAATAAACGGCCGTGCTGAAGCCCCCCCGTAGAGGGGTTGGAGCACAGGTGTTTCAACCTCCAGATAGCCCCGGGCATCCAGAAACCGCCGGATCGTGGTGATCATTCGCGCTCGCTTCCGGAAGACTTCCCGCACCTCTGGATTGATAATCAGGTCAACGTATCGTTGCCGGTAACGGAATTCCTTATCCGTTACCTCGTTGTACACTTTCCCATCCTGCTCCTTAACCACGGGCAACGGGCGCAAGGCCTTGGTTAGCAGCTCCAACCGTCGTGCATGGACGGTGATCTCACCCATGCGCGTACGGAACACATAGCCCTCCACGCCCACAATGTCGCCAATATCCAACAGCTTCTTGAAGACCTGATTGTAGAAGCCTTCAGGCAGGTCTTGCCGCCGGACGTAGACTTGAATGCGGCCGGTCTCGTCCTGCAGGTCAAAAAAGGCGGCCTTTCCCATGATCCGCCGTGTCATGATTCGACCGGCTATCGACACCTCGTAGGGTTCGGGTGCCGGTCCATCCTCGCGCGGTTGATGCCGGGCATCGTCAAAACTGGCAAGGATTTCGGCGGCATGAGCTGTCACCTCCCAGCGATAGGAATAGGGATGGATTCCCATTGCTTCGAGTTGCTGGCGCGCCCGGCGCCGTTCCAGCTCCTGTTCGCTCAGTACGCGCTTCATGATGCAGACAAGCTTACGATCCGACAGCCTGGACTTAATCAGCAACAAAACAAAAGACGCAGCCCGACGAGCTACGTCCCTTACCGCTTACGCCCTGATAGCAGTTGGTACCGTACGCCCACAGGACGGGTTTCAGGAACCCGATGAATAGTTTTCAAGCGGACGAATTGTCATAGGCACGGGTTGCAGTGGTCGATCCAACTGGGTAGGCGGTGCCTGCTGCCCGATGGTTCGGGGTGTAGGTAGCCGTGCAATGGCTGCCATCACCTCAAACCCTTCCACCAGCTCCCCGAAAACCGTATAGTGTCCGTCCAGAAACGGTGCGCCGCCCACTGTCTGATAAAGCCGGCGCACCGAATCCGGAAAGCTGAAACTCGGGTCGGGAATCTGCTCCCGCAGATAGGCCTCAATTTCATTCAGCGTAGCCGCGTCGAAGGTGCGCCCGACGACCAGATAGAACTGGCTACCACTGGAGCGGCGTTCCGGATTCACTTCGTCGCCCTGTCGCGCTGCCGCCAAGGCGCCTCGTTTGTGGAACAGGCCGGGCCGAATCTCGGCCGGAAGGGTATAACCTGGCCCGCCTGTACCGTCGTTCGTCGGATCGGCATCTTTCGAGTTTGGATCTCCTCCCTGAATGACAAAGCCATCAATTACCCGATGAAACGTTGTGCTATCGTAAAAGCCGGAGGCCACCAGCCGCTTGAAATTGTCTCGATGCAGGGGCGTCTCGTCGTAAAGCCGCACGACCATACGTCCCAGCGGGGTGCGAATCTCATAGTAATTGGTGGCGGGCAGCGTCAGCGTATCCGCCAATTGGGCCTGACGATCGGCATGCATCGGTAGGGACGACGGGTCCTGCTGGCAGGCTACCAACAGCAGGGCCAAGGCCGTCCCGGTAAGGTATCGGACATTCATGGGAGCAATGGTTTGAAGTATTCCAGAATGGCGATACGCAACAGTTTCTCTTGGTCCTCTCGTGACAGTTTAGGCCAGGGCGAAAAGGCCGGCTCCCAGGCAATCGGATGATCTGAAACGCGTCGGTACAGACCGATCGCAGCAAAAGCATACCGAGCGCCTTCCATGATCAGTTCCTGCTTCTGCTCTCGCGATAGACCGGGCTCATAGCCACGCCCCCGTTCCTGGATGCCGATGAGAAAAAGCACCTGTTCGATATCGGCTGGCCTGCGGCCGAGCAGGGCTTCCAGATACGCCATCAACTGATTCCAGCGGGCTTCCAGCTCTTGATTCGGCGCGGCCAGCCACTGACCGATGCGTAGCCGGGCGTCATTCGATCCATTCACGGGCTTCATGAAGCAGGTGCTGTTGGTGCCGTCGCAAAAGACGCAACAGCAAGGCACCTACCCGACGGGCCAGGCTACCTGGAGGCTGTGCCCGTACCAGCGTGGGAATACGTTGCAGCGCGTCTTCCACGGCTTCCAGGGCTTCGGTGAGCGCAAACCACCAGGAACGCTCTGGCGGCCCAGCTTCAACAGGGCGTTCGTAGCGCAGCACCTGTTGTCCTCGCTCGTTCAGCGCCCCATGAAGCATTTGCAGGACAGCGCCCAGCGAACTGGTCATCTCCTGAAGCGTCTCTCGCTGAGCCAGCGATAGAGAAGCCTCCAGCGCCTGTTGCTCACGCTGCCACACCTGTACCAGCATGGGCACGAGGGCAGCCACCACCGACTGAAAGGCCAGCGTAGCGGCCTCCTCACCCGTCAGCAATGCCTCGAGCTGTTCCACTTCTGGATGATCGATGGTAGCGCTCGCGGTTGTTGGCGTCTCGGAAGGCTGCCTCCAATTTTTTCGTAGCGCCGCAACATAACGGCGTCGTGTATTCATCGTCAAGCAACGTACGCTCTGTTCCTTATCTGACGGCGCCCAACCTTGCACTGCGGGGGATGTTCCATATCGCCATTATGGCAGTGGCGTGGGAGGCATATCCTGCATCGAATCAAGCGTCTCCTGTAATCGATCCAGCAGCGCAGTAGCCCGCGTGGGATCCAGGCGACCGCTGCGTACCCCTACGCGAACCATTTCAGTAGTCAGGGCCGCATAGAGCGGTAACAGATGCGGCAAGTGTTGCTGCAGGGCACGCAGGTGTTGGGTGATAGGAAACAGATCACCACGTACGGCCGGCCCGGTCAGGGCTTCTTCCGGAAGCAATTGCTGCAGATTATGCAGCGTTCCCTGCACCAGTGGAAGCAGCAGCGCATGCGCTTCGGGGCGTGAAAGACCGATGCTGGCAAGCACTTCGCCAGCTACAGCCATCAGAGCTCCCAGGCCATTTGATGCCAGTACCGCTGCCAGGTGATAGCGGGCTTTTGTTTCGGCTGAAAGCTCGATAGGGCGAGCTCCCAGCGCCTGTGCCACTTCACGCCCCAGCGTCATGGCCTGAGGATCGCCTTCCAGACCGATAGCAACGCCAGCAAAGGACGAAGTCGTCTGCTGTCGGGGGAACGACAGAATCGGATGAAAACTCAACAGAGCAGCGCCCCGCGCTCGCAGGGGGGCCAGCACCTGCGCGGGTAGGGCCCCCGAGGTGTGCGCGACTACCGTATGCGCCCATTCGTGTGGTACCAGGGCCAACCGCTCGGCCAACTCAGACAGCACGTCATCCGGCACACAGCAAAATACCAAACGCACGTGGCCGGGCAGGTCTTCCAAGGCTGCTGAAGCTACCGGCGCAGCCACGCGAGCAGCCAGCGCACTGGCCGACGCCTGACGTCGGCTGAGCACAGCCGCAATCGTATAGCCCGCCGCCCGCAAAGCCTGTCCCAAAGCCTGTCCAACAGCACCAGCGCCGATAATGGCCACAGCCGGTTGAGGGGCCGACATGGTCCACGTGGTTGCCTCTGGGTGTGCTGGGAAAGGTAGGGATGTTGATGCGCCAGCGCAACCATCCACAAAAAAGCCCGCTACCTGATGGAAGCGGGCTTGGTGGGCCCTAGTGGATTCGAACCACTGACCTCTCGCGTGTGAGGCGAGCGCTCTAAACCGCTGAGCTAAGGGCCCATGATTTCAGGGCGCCATATAGTACAACGTTCGACCGGCGCCTGTCAAGGTACTCCATGGCTTCTTTGCACGAAGCGCATGGTCTGAAGCGTGTCGTAATGAATTGGCGCAGGGCCCTTCCGGTTCCAGGCGGCCGACAACATCCATCCCGCTTGATACGATCCCGGCAATGCCCGAGGCTCGACGTTTACGGGCGCAAGCGCTTCGAGCGTAAGTGGTACGGCAGTTTTTGGCTCGGCCTGTACCACAACAGTCTGACGGGGTTGCTCTTCCATGTAGAGCAGCACGCCCGTACACATGCACAGAATCACCAGAAGGGCCACGGCCGAGGCCAACACCGTTGCACTGCGTAGCGGCAGATGCAGGTATTCCAATGAACGTTGCTCACGCATCATCTCGTAGGCCAGCCGCTGCCGCAGTCGAGCCTGAAAGCCATCCGGTGCCCGGAGCTTACAGGCGCTGTGCTGGCAGAGTAACTGCCGCGTCTGGCACAAACACTCTACATGACGTGCCAGCGTCGGATTGACGCGCAGGTATTCCTCAAATACCTGCCGCACGGCCGGGTCCATCGTCCCGTCTACGTATTCGCACAATAGCTCATCCAGATTGCTGAATGGGCAGTCGTACTCCGGCCGCGATGAGTCGGGATCGTGGTAATCCTCACGCATAGGCCACCAGACGCTACAGGTTACACCCCCTACTTTTACGCCAAAGGGCCGGCAGGAAGGTTCCTGCCGGCCCTGCACTTACGACAAGCGGGCCTTTAAGATTCCTTAGACACCGGATAAACGTCCTTGAGTAACGCCTGCAGTTTTGTGCGTCCCCGGTTAATTCGGCTTTTGACCGTGCCCATCGGCAATCCGGTGATTTCCGCGATTTCTTCGTAAGATAACTGCTGCACGTCGCGGAGCACCACCACCTCCCGGAATTCCTCTGGAATCTGCTTCAGTGCTTCCTGGATGTAGCGATCCTGGATCGTGCTTTCGGTGTGCCGATCCGGAGCAAACGTTTCGTCCGGGATCTCTACCTCGTACTCCTCCTCATCCCGGTTCACGGACTGCAGGGAGTAGAGACGGCGCCGCTTCCGCTTCCGGTACTCAGAACGCGCCAGGTTCCCAGCGATCGTATAAAGCCAGGTCGAAAACTTCGCAATCCGACGATAGGAATGCCGGTTGCGATATACGCGCATAAAGGTCTCCTGCAGGAGGTCTTCGACCTCCTTCGGATCGCCCAGAAACCGGTACAGGTAGTTGGCCAGCGGATCCTTGTACCGGCTCACCAGGATGTCGAAGGCCTCCACCGTTCCCGCCTGAAACAGCGCCATGAGGTCCTCATCGCTTAGTCGCTGGAGTTCCTCATAGCGCGCCTTGTTTTCTTCAGACGGCAACCGATGCAGCGCCTCCCTGCGCAACACCACCCGCTGTTTTCGTTGAATGTTCATTGTCTGTCAGTAAGCGTTTTGTTTTCAGAGCCTTGCGGTCAGGCTGCTTGCTGCAGCGGCGTCCGGCAGACCGCCTGCATCTGACGCAATAGCAGATGCAGAATCAACCGAGGATCTCGATTACTTCCCCCTTTCAATTCCACATCGGCCGCCAGCAACGCCGCCAGCACATGCCGGATTGCGTCACGGCCATACCGGCGAGCACTCTGCCGATATTCCTGCAGAAAGTACACGGGCACACCAATACGGCCCGCCAGCGTCTGATTCGACAGACGCTGCCCCTGGCAAAGTGTCAGCTTCCAGAGCTTCATGAAAAAAGTTGTCAGAAACGACACAATCCGGAGTGCTTCACTCCGCGGATTTGACGCATGTTGCAATAATTGTTCCACTATATAGATTGCGTCTGAATAACGTCCTTCTCCCACGGCCCGCTGCAGTTCGAAAATGTTGAAGCTACGCGTCTGACCACTGACGGTAACGATGTCATCCAGCGTTAACGTCTTACGTGTCCCGGCATAGGCAAACAGCTTTCGCAGCTCCTGTACCCCGGCCTGCAGCTCCGTGCCCACATACTCGGCCAGTCGTTGCAGCGCTTCAGGCTCCAGCCGATAGCCTTCGCGTTCTGCATAGCGCGCCAGCCAGCCAGGCACCTGAGCCGGACGTAACGGCCGCAACTCAGCCCATACGGCATGCTGACGCAGTGCCCGATAAGGTTGAGCGTTTAGATTCGGACGCCCAGCGCAGACCAACAGTACAACGGCCCGCGGATTAGGATGCGCTGCATAGGCCGCAAACAATCGATGCTCACGCAGACGATCAAAGTTACGTACGATCACTACCCGCCGTGGTGCCATGACAGGCAGGCTCTGACAGAGGGCCAGCACAGCGCGCGCCTCTGCCTCGTCGCCGTACACTACATCCAGGTTGAAAGCCCGAAGCTCAGGCGGCAGCGCGTGTTCAATAAGCAACTGCTGAAGCGTATCCATCAGAAACGACTCTTCGCCATAGAGAAAGTACAGCGGGGCGAAGTTGCCGTGCTGAAAGGCCACTTCCAGCTGCTCAAACGATTGTCCCTCGGCCGGCCGTCCCATCCCGGTTGATATTGCCTGCCCGTCGTTTTGTCACATCAGCGCGATATGTTTATCCTCTTGAATAAAAAGTAGTAAAACAATACCCCGACGACAAGCGCCTTTCAAAGTTGCATCGTTGTTGCACTCAGGTCATCAGACGCGGCTTGCCGGGAAGATAGGCCGTATGCAGCCGATAAGCCAGCGCCCGCAACAGCTCTGTATCATGCTGAATCATAAAATAGGCGTATCGATAAAGATCCCAGGCTTCCTCGCCACAGGGAACCTTATGCTCCCAGGCTTCAGGGGGCACTGTCTGTAGCAGAGCGACCAGCTCTTGCCGCCGCTGCTGAAGCCGTTTCAGAATATCGGGCAGGGGATACGTATTCCAGTCTTCAACCTGCTGTAACGACCGATCGTCCGGCAGGGTCAGCCTTTCAGCCGTTCCCGCCAGTAACGCGCGTAGCGTGGGTAAAAACACCTGCTCATCGGCCGCCACCAAAATCCCGTAGGTTTCCCGCAACGAGGGCTCTTCCGGCAGCGGCCGTGCCGTCTGGAGCGGTTCCGGCACCAGATCGATAACTTGCTGCAGCGCTTCGATTTCGCGGAGCAGATGGGCCAGCTGTTCGATCAGCGCGGTGCGCAGGGCTGCTTCGTCACGTGGTCTGTGGCGCATCTTATCCTTCAGCCCGCACGCCTCCCCACGACTGCTGTGTCGCGACAGGCTCTTCAGGTCGCAGGTGCGTGCTTCTAAGCTCCTCCAGACCCTCCGCTTCCAACAACCACTTCAAAAACGGCCGGTCCTTCAGGCTATGCAGGTTATTCTCCTTCCGAAACTCCCAGAACTGCCCGTACTGCGGATTCTTGTAGCGCTTCAACCACTCCAGCCGGTCTTTCAGCCGTTCGGC is part of the Rhodothermus sp. genome and encodes:
- a CDS encoding DUF2520 domain-containing protein codes for the protein MSAPQPAVAIIGAGAVGQALGQALRAAGYTIAAVLSRRQASASALAARVAAPVASAALEDLPGHVRLVFCCVPDDVLSELAERLALVPHEWAHTVVAHTSGALPAQVLAPLRARGAALLSFHPILSFPRQQTTSSFAGVAIGLEGDPQAMTLGREVAQALGARPIELSAETKARYHLAAVLASNGLGALMAVAGEVLASIGLSRPEAHALLLPLVQGTLHNLQQLLPEEALTGPAVRGDLFPITQHLRALQQHLPHLLPLYAALTTEMVRVGVRSGRLDPTRATALLDRLQETLDSMQDMPPTPLP
- a CDS encoding DinB family protein gives rise to the protein MRHRPRDEAALRTALIEQLAHLLREIEALQQVIDLVPEPLQTARPLPEEPSLRETYGILVAADEQVFLPTLRALLAGTAERLTLPDDRSLQQVEDWNTYPLPDILKRLQQRRQELVALLQTVPPEAWEHKVPCGEEAWDLYRYAYFMIQHDTELLRALAYRLHTAYLPGKPRLMT
- a CDS encoding sigma-70 family RNA polymerase sigma factor; this encodes MNIQRKQRVVLRREALHRLPSEENKARYEELQRLSDEDLMALFQAGTVEAFDILVSRYKDPLANYLYRFLGDPKEVEDLLQETFMRVYRNRHSYRRIAKFSTWLYTIAGNLARSEYRKRKRRRLYSLQSVNRDEEEYEVEIPDETFAPDRHTESTIQDRYIQEALKQIPEEFREVVVLRDVQQLSYEEIAEITGLPMGTVKSRINRGRTKLQALLKDVYPVSKES
- the lysS gene encoding lysine--tRNA ligase, which encodes MKRVLSEQELERRRARQQLEAMGIHPYSYRWEVTAHAAEILASFDDARHQPREDGPAPEPYEVSIAGRIMTRRIMGKAAFFDLQDETGRIQVYVRRQDLPEGFYNQVFKKLLDIGDIVGVEGYVFRTRMGEITVHARRLELLTKALRPLPVVKEQDGKVYNEVTDKEFRYRQRYVDLIINPEVREVFRKRARMITTIRRFLDARGYLEVETPVLQPLYGGASARPFITYHNALDMQLYLRIADELYLKRLIVGGYEGVYEIGKDFRNEGLSRFHNPEFTMLELYVAYKDYYWMMDFVEEMLEHVAIEVTGSPEVQWEGHTISFRRPWPRIPMFEAIKERTGYDLYGKSRDELAAIARKLGLEIDETMGSGKIIDEIFGEFVEPYLIQPTFIIDYPVELSPLAKRHREKPGLVERFEVIVGGKELCNAFSELNDPDDQRARFEEQARLRVAGDEEAMQIDEDFLRALEYGMPPTAGLGIGIDRLAMILTNQPSIRDVILFPLLRPEQPAVSVGSDGADQAEASES
- a CDS encoding peptidylprolyl isomerase translates to MNVRYLTGTALALLLVACQQDPSSLPMHADRQAQLADTLTLPATNYYEIRTPLGRMVVRLYDETPLHRDNFKRLVASGFYDSTTFHRVIDGFVIQGGDPNSKDADPTNDGTGGPGYTLPAEIRPGLFHKRGALAAARQGDEVNPERRSSGSQFYLVVGRTFDAATLNEIEAYLREQIPDPSFSFPDSVRRLYQTVGGAPFLDGHYTVFGELVEGFEVMAAIARLPTPRTIGQQAPPTQLDRPLQPVPMTIRPLENYSSGS
- the holA gene encoding DNA polymerase III subunit delta is translated as MGRPAEGQSFEQLEVAFQHGNFAPLYFLYGEESFLMDTLQQLLIEHALPPELRAFNLDVVYGDEAEARAVLALCQSLPVMAPRRVVIVRNFDRLREHRLFAAYAAHPNPRAVVLLVCAGRPNLNAQPYRALRQHAVWAELRPLRPAQVPGWLARYAEREGYRLEPEALQRLAEYVGTELQAGVQELRKLFAYAGTRKTLTLDDIVTVSGQTRSFNIFELQRAVGEGRYSDAIYIVEQLLQHASNPRSEALRIVSFLTTFFMKLWKLTLCQGQRLSNQTLAGRIGVPVYFLQEYRQSARRYGRDAIRHVLAALLAADVELKGGSNRDPRLILHLLLRQMQAVCRTPLQQAA